In one window of Hymenobacter nivis DNA:
- a CDS encoding TldD/PmbA family protein has translation MPILSQTDAQALLKQVLGYSTADECEASLNGSTTGNIRYARNGVSTAGAQDTISLAVEARFGKRSGTATCNEFDEATLRRCVQRAEEIARLAPESPEYVSLLGAQTYLKPPSAAPTVLAPAARAQAAADSINLCVAKNLTAAGFLDGGTSFRALRNNKGMDAYQQSTNTNFSVTVRTTDGRGSGYAIADVTDAAKLNTKALTQRAADKAAGSLNAKAIEPGKYTVILEPAALMAGDDLSLLGGMLFGMDARSADEGRSFLSKKGGGNRKGEKLFDDKVTIYSDPMNAEVPGNAFDGDGLPTQRMSWVEKGVVKNLLYSRYWAQKNNVPATAFPGGFIMSGGTQSTAELIKGTAKGILITRLWYIREVDPQTLLYTGLTRDGTFYIENGAIKFPIKNMRFNESPIIMLNNLEAIGRPQRLAGCLVPPLKIRDFTFTSLSDAV, from the coding sequence ATGCCCATTCTTTCCCAAACCGATGCCCAGGCCCTGCTCAAGCAAGTGCTGGGCTACAGCACGGCCGACGAGTGCGAGGCCTCGCTGAACGGCAGTACCACCGGCAACATCCGCTATGCCCGTAACGGCGTGAGTACGGCCGGCGCCCAGGACACCATTTCGCTGGCCGTGGAGGCGCGCTTCGGCAAGCGCAGCGGCACCGCCACCTGCAACGAATTTGACGAGGCCACCCTACGCCGCTGCGTACAGCGAGCCGAGGAAATTGCCCGCCTCGCCCCCGAAAGCCCCGAATACGTGTCGTTGCTGGGGGCCCAAACCTACCTCAAGCCGCCCTCGGCCGCGCCCACGGTGCTCGCGCCCGCCGCCCGCGCCCAGGCCGCGGCCGACAGCATCAACCTGTGCGTGGCCAAAAACCTGACCGCCGCGGGCTTTCTCGACGGCGGCACCAGCTTCCGGGCCTTGCGCAACAACAAGGGCATGGACGCCTACCAGCAGTCGACCAACACCAACTTTTCGGTGACGGTGCGCACCACCGACGGCCGTGGCTCGGGCTACGCCATTGCCGACGTGACGGACGCCGCCAAGCTGAATACCAAGGCCCTGACGCAGCGTGCGGCCGACAAAGCCGCCGGCTCGCTCAACGCCAAGGCCATCGAGCCGGGCAAGTACACCGTTATCCTGGAGCCGGCCGCGCTGATGGCTGGCGACGACCTTTCGCTGCTCGGCGGCATGCTGTTTGGCATGGACGCGCGCTCGGCCGACGAGGGCCGCAGCTTCCTGAGCAAGAAGGGCGGCGGCAACCGCAAGGGTGAGAAACTGTTCGACGACAAGGTGACCATCTATTCCGACCCCATGAACGCGGAGGTGCCCGGCAACGCCTTCGACGGTGACGGCCTGCCCACGCAGCGCATGAGTTGGGTGGAGAAGGGCGTGGTAAAAAACCTGCTCTACTCGCGCTACTGGGCCCAGAAAAACAACGTGCCCGCCACGGCTTTCCCCGGCGGCTTCATCATGAGCGGCGGCACGCAAAGCACCGCCGAGCTCATTAAGGGCACCGCCAAGGGCATCTTAATCACGCGCTTGTGGTACATTCGCGAGGTCGACCCGCAGACGCTGCTCTACACCGGCCTCACCCGCGACGGCACGTTTTACATTGAAAACGGGGCCATCAAGTTCCCCATCAAGAATATGCGCTTTAACGAGAGCCCCATCATCATGCTCAACAACCTGGAGGCTATCGGCCGGCCCCAGCGCCTGGCCGGCTGCTTGGTGCCGCCCCTGAAAATCAGGGACTTCACCTTTACCAGCTTATCGGATGCGGTTTAA
- a CDS encoding porin family protein, with the protein MKLLAFPLAAALAVAFAPKAQAQFGVKAGINAAEMRGRDGESSSYKTYYHVGLIFQGKIAGPLSIQPEIQYSQQGGNLKGAFTDYDTKLHYFSVPVLLKLTLGPVFVEAGPQFGLLVDATRNGQVEISGTNGSAAYANVDGQNVKDQYKKTDFSVAGGAGLKLGSLTLGARLVAGLNDINDARNLTGINDPKLQNRVFQAYAGIQFGR; encoded by the coding sequence ATGAAACTCCTTGCTTTTCCCCTCGCCGCTGCCCTGGCGGTGGCGTTTGCCCCCAAGGCCCAGGCCCAATTCGGCGTCAAGGCGGGCATCAACGCGGCCGAGATGCGGGGCCGCGACGGCGAGTCGTCGTCCTACAAAACCTACTACCACGTCGGCCTCATCTTTCAGGGCAAAATTGCGGGGCCCCTGTCCATCCAGCCCGAAATACAGTACTCCCAGCAAGGCGGCAACCTGAAGGGCGCCTTCACCGACTACGACACCAAACTGCACTACTTCTCGGTGCCGGTGCTGCTCAAGCTCACGCTGGGCCCCGTGTTCGTGGAAGCCGGCCCGCAGTTCGGCCTGCTCGTGGACGCGACCCGCAACGGCCAGGTCGAAATCAGCGGTACCAACGGCTCGGCGGCCTACGCCAACGTGGATGGCCAGAACGTGAAGGACCAGTACAAGAAAACTGATTTCAGCGTGGCCGGCGGCGCGGGCCTCAAGCTCGGCAGCCTCACGCTGGGGGCCCGCCTCGTGGCCGGCCTCAACGACATCAACGATGCCCGCAACCTCACCGGCATCAACGACCCCAAGCTGCAAAACCGCGTGTTCCAGGCCTACGCCGGTATCCAGTTTGGCAGGTAA